GTGGGTTATTTGATCAATCCTTCTTGTTTTTGGATTGCATATAGACTGATCGGTAAAGACCCAAATTTTACAAAGGCCAAAGTTTGGCTTAAATATTTACTTTTTGTAATCATATTTATGATGATAGAACCCCAATTTTGGGGTTATCTTTGTTCTAAACAATTTTCACCTTCAATTTCTTATAGAAATATCACTCCCGCTTTATTTTTTACTACTTCGATCACTTGGGTGATTGCTCCGTTTGCAATGTTAGCGGCGCTTCCGCTTGCTAGGAAATACGGAATGTTTTGGGCTGAAATTCCGGGACACGTTCGTGAATCCTATTTTGATCTTAAAAAATTTCAATGGGAAAAAAAGAATAATAACCAAAGTCAAAGTTCGATTCAGGGATTACCCATTCGAATGTTTTTGGTGGCTCCGTTTATACTTCTTGTTTTAGTGATGGTAGGAGCGACCGCGTATTTAAATTTAAAAAGTTCTGAAATTGCGGCCGATAAACTCGCCGGAAGATTACACCAGGAAATATCAGAAAACATAAATCTTCGTTTGGATCAATATCTCGAAAAAACACAAAAGGAAAACGAAATCGTACGTATGAACGGAATTCGTTCTCTTCTTAAATCTACAAACGTTGCCGCACACGGACGCGCGATCATAGTCGATCGTAAGGGAAACGTGATCGGTTCTTCTAAAGAGGAGAAAAAAAACGATTTGAACGAAGATCCTGTGATTAAAAACGCAATTCTAACTCTTCAAAGTAAATTAGGAAATTTGAATTTACTACACGAGCCGACGCAGTTCCGTTTCGACGTAGTCACCGCAAAACCTTTGTCTCTGGAAACCTGGCTGACTCAGGCGACTCCGTATCAAGACAATAGCGGAAATACAAATTGGATATTGATCACTTCGATCCCGTCCGCATATTATTTGGAAGGTGTTAAAATAGGAAGTAGTCAGTCTGCAAAAGTTTTTGCGGTTGCCTTGGCTTCTTCTCTTTTGATCGCCGCATTACTTGCCGGAATTGTTACGGCTCCTATCCGTAGGATTTCGAACGCGAGTATTGAGATGGCAAAGGGAGATTTTGATCAAAGGGTGCCTCCGAGTAAATTGGAAGAATTAGGATCTCTTTCTATTACTTTCAACCACATGGCGGAACAACTTCAAGAATCCTTTCAAAGAACCAAAGCCAGCAAGGAACAATTTAGGGATCTTGTGGATACTACTCCGGGAATCGTCTGGGAAATGGACACGTCCACGTTTAAATTTACATTCGTAAGTCAACAGGTAGTGGATATGCTCGGTTATTCGGTAGAAGAATGGAACGAGCCAGGGTTCTGGGCGGGACATCTACATCCCGAAGATAAAATTTGGGCGGTGGATTTCCGAATTAACCGTACTAAAAAAATGGAAGCCTACGACTGCGAATATCGGTTTATGAAAAAAGACGGAAGTGTTATGTGGCTTCGGGATATAGTTAAGGTAATCGTAAACGATAATAAGTCAAAATGGTTGCGTGGCGTGATGGTGGACATTACGGAACGAAAACAAATCGAAGAAAAACTTTTAGAAAGAAATAGGTTTATAGAATCGATTTTAGATATTACTCCTGATATATTATATATTTATGATATTGAAGAAAAAAGATATGTCTATATCAACGACGGAATCGAAATCGTTTTGGGATATTCCGTGGTAGAAATTAAAAGTATGGGAGAACGGATGATTTCCAATCTGATGCATCCTGACGATTTTCAGAGATACGACGCCGAAATATTTCCCCAGTATAAAAAGGCGAACGATAAGGATATTATAGAAAACTCATATAGAATGAAACACCACGACGGCGGAAAGTGGAGATGGCTCATTTCCAGAGAAAGGGTTTATAAGAGAAATTTAAGTGGAGAACCCAAACAAATTTTCGGAATCATCTACGATATAACTAAAAGTAAGGAAGCAGAAGAGACGATTCTGGATTTAAACGCAAATCTGGAAAGGAAAATCGATCTCAGAACCGAGGAACTACGCAAATCAAATTCCGATTTGAGAGACGCAGTAAACAATCTCGAAAAGATCATGAAAGAGTTGCGGGGGGCACAGGATCAACTTCTTCTTTCCGAAAAATTGGCTGCACTTGGTCAACTTGCGGCGGGAATGACGCACGAATTGAATACTCCTTTGGGAGCGATCGCTTCTTCCAATCGAGCGGTTTTAGAAATTCTTCAAAGAGAGTTAAAAGGGCTTCCGGATCTTCTTTCTAGTTTTAACGAAAAAGAATCCGAAAATTTTAATATTCTTTTAGAAGAAAGTTTAAAAGACGCGTTTGAATCCGAAATTATTCCGGATAGAAGTCTGAAAAAAGATCTGCTTCAAATGTTTAAGAATGCAGGAATGGACGACTACGGAGACGTTACAAATATGGTTTTGGACATAGGAGTATATCGACTTGGTGAAAGGCTCGTGGATCTTTTAGGACCGGAAACAAGAATGAGTCTTTTGAATACAGTAGGTTCGCTTTCTACGATTGTTCGATTGAACAAGGTAATTTCGATTGCAAGTGGAAAGGCTTCTCACGTTGTAGAGGCTTTGAAAAATTATTTGAATCCTGGCGGAAGTGATCAAGACGAGGATGTAGTCCCTGTAGATATTCGATCCGAGATAGACACCATTCTCACTTTGTATCATACTAAAATTAAGTACGGAGTCGAAATCGTTAAAGATTATAAAACGAATGGACTTTGTTTAGGGAATGGGAATAAGTTAAATCAAGTTTGGATCAATCTTTTAAATAATGGTTTGCAATCCATGGATTATCAAGGGAAGATTGAAATTGGTCTGGAAGAAAAAAATTCCTGGATCATTACTTCCTTTACCGATTCTGGAGCCGGGATTCCGGATTCCGTGAAAGATAAAATTTTTGAACCTTTTTTCACTACAAAAAAGCAGGGAGAAGGAATCGGTTTGGGATTAGATATTTGTAAGAAGATCATAGAAAAGATGGGTGGTAAGATAGAATTTGAGAGTGTCCCCGGTAGAACAAAGTTCAGCGTGTGGTTGAAATCTGCAAATACGGAGAATATCTTTTGAAAGATACAGTGAAAAACAATGCGATCCTTTGTGTAGACGACGAACCTATCATCTTGATCGCGTTAAAGCAAGAATTAAAGAAACAATTCGGAAATGAGTTTCAATATGAAACCGCAATCAATGCAAACGAAGCCTTGGAAGTTGTGGATGAGTTGGCCCAAAACGGAATCAACGTGATTTTGATTTTGTCTGATTGGCGTATGCCCGGCATCAAAGGAGACGAATTTTTAATTCATATTCATCAAAAATATCCTGAGATTCGTTCTATATTGATTACGGGTCACGTAGACGATGCCGCGGTAGAAAGAGTAAAAAAGGAGGCAGGTACTTACGCAGTTTTACCGAAACCCTGGGATCCAAAACAACTTGCGGATGCGGTAAAAATTTGTTGCGATCAGATTTAGAGCGAGTCGAAACCTTAAAAAATAAGACTACAACTTAGAAATAGATTTTTATGATTGATCTGAAGAAATTGATAGAGATGAAACAAATTAAAATACTCGTTTATATGTTTTATTATTTTTCTTATCCCACCCAAAGCGGAAACCAGAATATTTAAAATTTCAATTGCAGGCTTCTTACGGTCTCGGGACTTTGTATGAAAAAAGAGACCTCTTTTTTAGGGAAGGTTGAATGAAAGTTCATCGATACGATTCTGTTCCGGAAGTAAAGAATATAGGAGACGGAATCTTTAAAACTGAAATTCCCCAACCTTTTTATGCTCCCAACAATATCTATATTCTTCCGGATGGAGAACCTACCATCATCGATTCGGGTTATATAGAGAACCTAGGACTTTTACAAAGGGCTTTAAAAAAAATAGGGCTTTCTTTGAGTAAAATCAAACATATCATTTATACTCATAATCATTTAGATCATATGAGTGCTGCTTTGACTTTACGTTATTATACGGATGCAAAGTTGTATGCGATGGCCGGGATGTCTTCCGAGATCGGAAATTACGTGGAGTTTGTTCAGGTCTTTCAAAGAGCGATGAGAAGGCTCGTATATAAGGGACATCATGATAATACTACGAGGCTCACCGAACTCAAAAGGGTGGACACGGGTATATTCGAATTTCATGATGCGTTGGACAACTCCGAAAGAGTGGATCCGTATTTGAATTTTGATGTTGAACTCGTAGAGGGTGATGTGATTCAGGCAGGAGGAAGAGAAATCGGAATCTTATATACTCCCGGTCATAATCGTTGGCATTTAACTCCCTATATTTTAGGGGAGAAAATTTATTTTACCGGAGATTTAGTACTTCAGAATATCTCTTCCATCTACGCGGAGATAGACGGAAATTTATACGACTATCATAGATCTTTAGATCGTCTTTCTAAATTACCGATTCGAAGACTTCTGCCCGCACATGGATCGGAGCCGGATGATCCTCAGAGAGCGATTAAACTATTATCTAAAACCTTAAACTTATTGGAAAGAGGAGTGGTTCGTAGATTAAAAGAGAATGATCAAGATCTTTCTACATTGGTTTTGGAAGCAATGGGGGAGAAGGTAGCGAATAGCAGTTATTATAATACGGCTCTTGCAATTTTACATTCTTTGATTCGAAAGTTAATCGATCAGGGCCAAGTCCAAATTTTAGAGGTGGATCCACCTTATGAAAAATACAGATGGATTGGCGATGAATAAAGTGTATGCTGTTTTGATAGATTTGAATATTCTATTGATTGAATGATATAGCAGATCATGTATTTAATGTTAGTTGTTGTGTTTGAAAATTTCTGTTTTTACTGCTTGGACGATATGAGTTTTTTTAAAAGTTAAAATATGGATTTTACACAAAAAACCAACAATTTCAAGTTAGATATAATTTGTGGGAACTATTGCGCTTTATTCGGAATTTATAAAGTATTATGTCTATACCGTTCGAGATTTTGAGACAAATCTAACGTGAGTTTGGTGTAAGGAATCTATGGTTCAATTATAAAAACGTTTGATCCTAATTTTTAAAGACTAAAAACAGTAGAATTTTCGCATTTCAAAGTTTCACCGTAAAATATAGATTTGTGGTAGTTCCCACATTTAAAGAATCGATCTGTAAAGTTCGGATTTTAACTTTTTTAGAATTACGGATTCCTTATATAAAACTCACTTTTTTTAAGATTTTCGATTGGGATTTTTTTGATTTGAGAAGGTTTGTGTCTACTGATCCCTATCAAATTGAGAATCTAGATTTTTATCAACAAAGTTGTCGTTTTAGGTAAGTTCGATAGAATCCAATGCGAAAGCGATTAAAACTAAAGCAAAACGCTCTTTATGAATCGTGTTCTAAATTGAAATGTAATACAAAAAATTATATTAGAGTTGTTGAAAGTAGCGATTAGCAAAGTTTTTTCACTCAATCGTTTTATGAAATAAAAACGGATAGAGAATTCATTTTTCAACAACTCTATTATAAAAAATTAAAATTTAGTTTATACAGGTTTTCTAATATTTTAATTCATTCTAAAGTCCCACAATGGGTCTACAGGTAGTCGCCAGATCCGTATTATTTGCATAAGATTGATCCGAAGTAGCTGCATTCAAAGTAAGATTGATTTTACTTTTTGTAAAATTAGAGTTGGCACAGTTGCCTCCGTTGTTTGTACACTTCGCATTTCCAGGTTTTGCACCTGTGGAAAGAGTCGTAAGCCAAGTGACGAAGTTGGTTCCTCCCGAATCCACTTTATACATATCTTCTGATGTAGTAATCGTGTGTACGTCGCCCGGAGCGATGTAATACGAATAATTTGTAGTTCCAGCCGAAATCCCATTCATGGAAGTAACTGCTTGTTGTGTCCAGCCGCAGCTGGATCCATCCGTGGATGCGGTAGTTCCGTCTGGAACGGAACTACCGTCGCTGTCTCCAAATAAAGAGGAGTAGGTTTTAGAGGAATCATAAGGATCTGTCGTTTTTTCATCCGAATAAGTCGGAGCCGAGTTGATGATATTCATCACTTTGTAAAAAAATCTTTGGTTTCCGTCAAAAGTAGCAGTGTATTGACCCGTTTTATCTCCCGATCCATTGTAGTGTGTAGATACCTTCGTAAAAAAATCTTGAATAGAAGGGTTTCCTACAGTG
This genomic window from Leptospira kirschneri serovar Cynopteri str. 3522 CT contains:
- a CDS encoding MBL fold metallo-hydrolase, which codes for MKVHRYDSVPEVKNIGDGIFKTEIPQPFYAPNNIYILPDGEPTIIDSGYIENLGLLQRALKKIGLSLSKIKHIIYTHNHLDHMSAALTLRYYTDAKLYAMAGMSSEIGNYVEFVQVFQRAMRRLVYKGHHDNTTRLTELKRVDTGIFEFHDALDNSERVDPYLNFDVELVEGDVIQAGGREIGILYTPGHNRWHLTPYILGEKIYFTGDLVLQNISSIYAEIDGNLYDYHRSLDRLSKLPIRRLLPAHGSEPDDPQRAIKLLSKTLNLLERGVVRRLKENDQDLSTLVLEAMGEKVANSSYYNTALAILHSLIRKLIDQGQVQILEVDPPYEKYRWIGDE
- a CDS encoding PAS domain-containing protein; this encodes MHVIIQQLESIFESIPLPVLEIWGLLGWIVGFFFMISAFTGFRLKISNGIGFKREIQFWDTQALLSIPFTFVFIFITGYLGSFVVLVPGAQTFESLKDLSVFLCILLFGYPALIAVPFAYALSDLIEGVPPDFLLDWFVGYLINPSCFWIAYRLIGKDPNFTKAKVWLKYLLFVIIFMMIEPQFWGYLCSKQFSPSISYRNITPALFFTTSITWVIAPFAMLAALPLARKYGMFWAEIPGHVRESYFDLKKFQWEKKNNNQSQSSIQGLPIRMFLVAPFILLVLVMVGATAYLNLKSSEIAADKLAGRLHQEISENINLRLDQYLEKTQKENEIVRMNGIRSLLKSTNVAAHGRAIIVDRKGNVIGSSKEEKKNDLNEDPVIKNAILTLQSKLGNLNLLHEPTQFRFDVVTAKPLSLETWLTQATPYQDNSGNTNWILITSIPSAYYLEGVKIGSSQSAKVFAVALASSLLIAALLAGIVTAPIRRISNASIEMAKGDFDQRVPPSKLEELGSLSITFNHMAEQLQESFQRTKASKEQFRDLVDTTPGIVWEMDTSTFKFTFVSQQVVDMLGYSVEEWNEPGFWAGHLHPEDKIWAVDFRINRTKKMEAYDCEYRFMKKDGSVMWLRDIVKVIVNDNKSKWLRGVMVDITERKQIEEKLLERNRFIESILDITPDILYIYDIEEKRYVYINDGIEIVLGYSVVEIKSMGERMISNLMHPDDFQRYDAEIFPQYKKANDKDIIENSYRMKHHDGGKWRWLISRERVYKRNLSGEPKQIFGIIYDITKSKEAEETILDLNANLERKIDLRTEELRKSNSDLRDAVNNLEKIMKELRGAQDQLLLSEKLAALGQLAAGMTHELNTPLGAIASSNRAVLEILQRELKGLPDLLSSFNEKESENFNILLEESLKDAFESEIIPDRSLKKDLLQMFKNAGMDDYGDVTNMVLDIGVYRLGERLVDLLGPETRMSLLNTVGSLSTIVRLNKVISIASGKASHVVEALKNYLNPGGSDQDEDVVPVDIRSEIDTILTLYHTKIKYGVEIVKDYKTNGLCLGNGNKLNQVWINLLNNGLQSMDYQGKIEIGLEEKNSWIITSFTDSGAGIPDSVKDKIFEPFFTTKKQGEGIGLGLDICKKIIEKMGGKIEFESVPGRTKFSVWLKSANTENIF
- a CDS encoding response regulator — translated: MKDTVKNNAILCVDDEPIILIALKQELKKQFGNEFQYETAINANEALEVVDELAQNGINVILILSDWRMPGIKGDEFLIHIHQKYPEIRSILITGHVDDAAVERVKKEAGTYAVLPKPWDPKQLADAVKICCDQI